The following proteins are co-located in the Trichormus variabilis 0441 genome:
- a CDS encoding ammonium transporter, with the protein MYQQKSRTRNRRFSTRNYAKSRQSNSQIQIFNLVKKLSPSWQACIPLACLIVLGWSYVAVAQAPAAGPTTAELKVALDTLWVAIAAFLVFFMNAGFGMLETGFCRQKNAVNVLAKNLIVFALATVAFWAIGFGLMFGDGNDFIGFNGFFLSGEDNSPATGDAYKGVFSALSWAGVPLAAKFLFQLVFAGTAATIVSGAVAERIKFVDFLIFSLLLVGIAYPITGHWIWGAGWLADRGFWDFAGSTVVHSVGGWAALMGAAFLCPRIGKYQDKQVVALPGHNMSIATLGCLILWLGWFGFNPGSVMAADPNAITHIALTTNMAGAVGGIAATITAWLYLGKPDLSMIINGILAGLVGITASCAYVSIPSSAIIGFIAGVIVVFAVTFFDKLGIDDPVGATSVHLVCGVWGTLAVGLWSVGPGVYSWYGEGLGPAKGLFAGGGLGQLITQFLGAAAVGGMTVLVSSIFWLALKATLGIRVTREEELEGLDIGEHGMEAYSGFLKEASPGGFAEGKTSDGY; encoded by the coding sequence ATGTACCAACAGAAATCAAGAACAAGAAATAGGCGCTTTTCTACCAGAAATTACGCTAAAAGTAGACAATCTAACTCGCAAATCCAGATATTTAATCTAGTCAAAAAACTCTCTCCCAGTTGGCAAGCTTGTATACCTCTGGCTTGTTTGATTGTTTTAGGTTGGAGTTATGTAGCAGTTGCTCAAGCTCCAGCAGCAGGGCCGACAACAGCAGAACTAAAAGTTGCGCTTGACACCCTATGGGTAGCGATCGCTGCGTTCTTAGTATTCTTTATGAATGCTGGTTTTGGTATGTTAGAAACCGGCTTCTGTCGTCAGAAAAATGCTGTTAACGTTCTTGCCAAAAACTTAATCGTCTTCGCCTTGGCAACCGTTGCTTTTTGGGCAATCGGTTTTGGGTTAATGTTCGGTGATGGTAATGATTTCATTGGCTTCAATGGTTTTTTTCTCTCAGGAGAAGATAACAGCCCGGCAACAGGTGACGCTTATAAAGGTGTGTTCAGCGCTTTAAGTTGGGCTGGCGTACCTTTAGCCGCAAAATTCTTATTCCAGTTGGTGTTTGCTGGGACTGCGGCAACAATTGTCTCTGGTGCAGTTGCCGAAAGAATCAAGTTTGTTGACTTCTTGATTTTCAGCCTTTTACTTGTAGGTATCGCCTACCCAATTACCGGACACTGGATTTGGGGCGCTGGTTGGTTAGCTGATAGAGGTTTTTGGGACTTTGCTGGTTCTACAGTGGTTCACTCAGTTGGTGGTTGGGCAGCTTTGATGGGAGCTGCATTTCTGTGTCCCCGTATTGGTAAATATCAAGATAAGCAAGTTGTGGCTTTACCCGGTCACAACATGAGTATTGCTACCTTGGGTTGCTTGATTCTGTGGTTGGGTTGGTTTGGTTTCAACCCTGGTTCTGTAATGGCTGCTGACCCCAATGCTATTACTCACATTGCCTTAACAACTAATATGGCTGGTGCTGTCGGTGGTATTGCTGCTACTATTACTGCGTGGTTGTACTTAGGTAAACCAGACCTATCAATGATTATTAATGGCATTTTGGCTGGTTTAGTTGGTATTACTGCATCTTGCGCTTACGTCAGCATTCCTAGTTCTGCGATTATTGGTTTCATTGCCGGAGTCATAGTTGTTTTTGCTGTGACCTTCTTCGACAAACTCGGTATTGATGACCCAGTAGGAGCGACTTCAGTTCACCTTGTTTGTGGTGTTTGGGGTACTCTGGCAGTTGGTTTGTGGTCGGTTGGGCCTGGTGTTTACTCTTGGTATGGTGAAGGACTTGGCCCAGCCAAGGGTTTGTTTGCTGGTGGCGGTTTAGGACAGTTGATTACTCAATTCTTAGGTGCTGCCGCAGTCGGCGGTATGACTGTACTCGTCAGTAGTATTTTCTGGTTAGCACTGAAAGCTACTTTGGGTATTAGAGTCACCAGAGAAGAAGAATTGGAAGGCTTGGATATCGGCGAACACGGTATGGAAGCCTACAGTGGATTCCTGAAAGAAGCTAGTCCTGGTGGATTTGCAGAAGGCAAGACATCTGACGGCTATTAA
- a CDS encoding ammonium transporter — protein MNRHIQPWQRLLVLAIGSMVFAVFAPTIVQAANTPTLESLSETTIKLQISIDTTWVLLSGFLVFFMQTGFAMLEAGLVRQRSVVNTLLENFIDAAVTVLAWWAVGFGIAFGTSAGGLFGIDTFFLNQLPGADGSYPLGAPGSTAAINTYTLFFFQFAFAATASTITTGSMAGRTDFIGDLIYSAIMGAISYPIIVHWAWNSNGWLGKLSYHDFAGGSIVHTVGGWTALVGAYLLGPRPDRPPWGKLPPAHNLALATLGTMILWFGWYGFNPGSTLGTANPGLIGLVTINTTLAAGAGALTALIFLYVRTGKWDLVYCLNGSLAGLVAITAPCAYVAPWASVLIGFTGGISVVLGVSLIESLHIDDPVGAFSVHGISGMMGTLSIGFLGQAELTLNQKAGLFLGGGFDLLGIQMLGIVAITVFTVAFAFLMYGGLKAVGYLRVNAEADSIGIDAYEHGASVWPDIYPVEEVSKLQDQTKISENKTLEEQ, from the coding sequence ATGAATAGGCATATTCAACCCTGGCAACGCCTATTGGTGTTAGCGATTGGCTCGATGGTATTTGCTGTTTTTGCACCGACAATTGTGCAAGCGGCAAATACTCCTACCCTAGAATCTTTATCAGAAACTACAATCAAACTGCAAATTTCCATTGATACTACTTGGGTACTACTTTCTGGGTTTTTAGTATTTTTCATGCAAACCGGCTTCGCCATGCTAGAAGCTGGTTTAGTTCGCCAAAGAAGTGTAGTTAATACCCTACTAGAAAATTTCATTGACGCTGCTGTCACAGTCTTGGCATGGTGGGCAGTGGGTTTTGGTATCGCATTTGGTACAAGTGCAGGTGGTTTGTTTGGTATAGATACATTCTTTCTCAACCAGTTACCGGGTGCTGATGGTAGCTACCCATTGGGCGCACCTGGTTCTACAGCTGCTATCAACACCTATACTTTGTTCTTTTTCCAGTTTGCCTTTGCTGCTACTGCCAGTACCATCACTACTGGTTCAATGGCTGGCAGAACCGACTTTATAGGTGACTTAATTTATAGTGCGATTATGGGTGCTATTAGCTACCCAATTATCGTGCATTGGGCTTGGAACTCCAATGGCTGGTTAGGCAAACTCAGTTACCATGATTTCGCCGGTGGTTCAATTGTTCATACCGTAGGTGGCTGGACAGCACTAGTTGGGGCATATTTGCTTGGGCCTCGTCCCGACCGTCCTCCTTGGGGAAAACTACCACCAGCCCATAATTTAGCCTTGGCAACTTTGGGAACGATGATTCTCTGGTTTGGTTGGTACGGGTTTAACCCTGGTTCAACCCTTGGTACTGCTAATCCAGGGTTGATTGGGTTAGTAACTATTAACACAACACTAGCAGCAGGTGCAGGCGCACTAACAGCATTAATCTTTCTGTATGTTCGTACAGGTAAGTGGGATTTAGTTTACTGTCTCAATGGTTCTCTAGCTGGTTTAGTCGCAATTACAGCACCTTGCGCTTATGTGGCTCCTTGGGCTTCTGTACTAATTGGTTTCACGGGGGGAATTTCGGTTGTATTAGGAGTGAGTTTAATTGAGTCACTCCACATCGATGACCCAGTGGGAGCATTTTCCGTCCACGGTATCAGTGGCATGATGGGTACTCTCTCCATAGGTTTTTTAGGACAAGCGGAACTCACCCTTAATCAAAAAGCAGGGCTATTTTTAGGTGGTGGGTTTGATTTGCTGGGTATCCAAATGCTGGGGATAGTGGCGATTACGGTTTTCACCGTCGCTTTTGCCTTTCTGATGTATGGTGGCCTCAAAGCTGTGGGATACTTACGTGTTAATGCTGAAGCAGATAGTATCGGCATTGATGCTTATGAACATGGTGCTTCAGTGTGGCCTGATATTTACCCAGTTGAAGAGGTAAGCAAACTACAAGACCAGACAAAAATTTCTGAAAATAAAACTTTAGAGGAGCAATAA